ACGGAGTCTGTTTACCGATTGACGGCGGCCGGACGGTCTTTGCACCTGACGGGTTGCAAGTTGGTGAGAACACCGGATGAGAAGAAGAGAAAAAGCGCCCGCCGAAGGTGGGTTCGGTCGGGCGCATCTCTGGCAAGACAAGTACGGTAATGAAGAGCGATCTAGGAGAGGACGCCCCGTCAGGTTGTTTTCCAAATTCTATTCAGGCTTTGTCAAAGCCCGTGGCGTCGACTAGCTAGCCGCCCATAAATGTTCGCTTAAACCAAGCATTGCTCCGGCGATCTAAATCGCGAAGCCGATCCACAACCGTTTGCTTCTTTTTCGAATGCTGGTGGTTTGTCTTTGTGGATTGTTGCTTCTGTTCCTGTTGCGTCTGTTGATGGGCCGATGCGTCCGCGGGGTGAGAAGACGGTTGCATCGGAATTGCGTCGATGATCGGCGCCGGTATTGGAGTCGGCACAAACGATTCATGAATCATCGGCGCCGAATTAAATTGGTTGGATGAACTCTCGTCCTTAACGGACTCATCATCCCATCGATCGTTCGGACCGATCAAAACCGATCGGACTTCATCGACTGGGGATGCGGTTGCCATCATGGCGAAAACAAGCACCGCAGCCACCGAATAGATGTGTCGAACACCATTCAGTTGAACTCTGCTCATAGGCACTGACTCCCGTACATGTGTGTGGGTGAAGCAGTGCCGAAACATTCCCGACCGATAGGCGTTCCGCAAAACTTTTGCTACCGATGAACAGCCATTGCCTGCCAAAAGCCTTCAAGACAGTCCGCTCGTTCCGAATGCCGACGAGCTGGATCGTCTTGTCAGCTAGGCCGGTTTGATAAAGAACACGGATCCCAGCGACTACACCGCGATTCGCCGAAAACGCGAAGCACCCCCATCGAAGCAATGAACGAAGCAAACTTCCACATCCACGTTTATGGACCGACGACGACGCTGGCTGAATCAACGACCAATCGGATGTCGCCGATCCCCACCAGTTTTGAAGCGGCCATGCAGAGGCTCGAAACTTTGGTGCCCCAGCCGCTCTCGGAACCCGATGGGTCCATCGCATGGGCGGGTAGCGACCATCGGATCGTCGGGATGATTTATGACGCCGCTGGACACATCCAGTACCTAGAGCTCCGGGGGTATGGGACTGCCTATCATTGGCGCACCTTAATTCAAAGCATTTGCGGCCAGGCTAACATTGATCGATTTTCGATCATGCTTCTGCCGGAGCGGCAGTGGAAGAATTTTCAAAGCTTTGCAAATTTGCTCGGCACGTGATCAAAGCCAAATCACCCACAACCCCCATCTTCACAACCAGCAAAAGCCGCATATTCTGTTTTTACAGCGATTTGGATCTTTTCCGCGAACAAAGCGATCCTTTTTGGGTTCTAGGTCATTGATTGGCACACTGGTTGCAATTACTCATATCCGTCAGATCGAGACGAACTGACAAAATCAAAAACAAGGCAATCACTCTGGGTCGATTGCCAAGTCCTAGGAACCCCGAAAACCGATCCCCACGATCGGCCCTTATCTTACGAGGGATTGAAAATGATGAACGCTGTTTGCAACACCGAAGTCCTGGAATCGCGAATCGACTCTCAAAATGAGAGCACCTGTGGTCAAACGCAGCTGTCCGACGCTGAAATCATGCGTCGCGTCCGCGATATCCGAGCCAACTGGACGCTTTCAGAACGTAAAGCACGTCGCGAAGAAGCAGATCGCCGTTTTCAGAACCTAGTCGACACTCTATTCGCCGAAGCTGCCTAAGTGGCTGGTGTCACTGTGGTCTCCTCGAAAGAGATTGCGATGAGCCACTCCAATTCCATCGCATTGATCTAAGCCGGGCGAGGAAATCTGTCCTGAGATCTCCTCGTCCTTTCGGACACCATTCGATTGGCAGTGAATCGCTTGGAAATTATCATTCGCGAAAAAACGTGATGACTTAATCCTCGAGCGAGTCTGCTCCACCGTCGGAGACTTCAATCGTCTGCCCCATCAGCTTGCCGTGATAATGGCAGGCTTCCAGAAAGGATTCCAACAAAACAAGCGCGGCTACAGCGTCGAGCCGCTTCTTGTTTTTCTTTCTTGAATTTGCCGCACTACGCAGTCGTTCTTTCGCTGCTGCGGTGCTGAATCGTTCGTCAAATAGACGGATAGGTAGGCCGGTTTCCTCGTTCAGCCAGCGCGCAAACTTGCGACTCTCTTGACTCTTTTGGCTTTCGGCGCCATCGCAATGGATCGGTAATCCGACAACAAAGCCAACGAGCCGCTCGTCTTTTACCAGCTGACGGAAATACTTGGCATCAAGTTCCGGTGAGCGAACTTGGTAGACTTCAACCGGGCTTGCTAGCGTCCGGTTGGGATCACAGACAGCTACGCCAATTCTGACAGTTCCATAATCGATCGCGGCAAGACGCCCGGACGACGGGAACTCATCGGAAGATGATTCCGGAGAAGCAGTCATGGTCTAAAAGCGGGATCGAAGCGCTTGGCAATCAAACAGCGTTTTGGGCAGCTCGAGCCGCCAGATGCGACTTCACAGCAGCGACCGGCAGAGGGATTCCGCGGATGGTGCCGTCGACGACAAGCTTTTCGCCGACAACCCCTTGAAACTCCGCCACGATCATTCGGTTTCGTCTGGCTTTCGTCAAACGAATCATCAAGACCAAGCGGTCACCGGGGACGACAACGTCACGAAATCGTGCGTCGTCCACACCGCCAAAGCCAACCATTTCTGCCCCTAGCAAATCGTGCTTTTGAGCAAAGAAGCTGGACAACTGGGCTACGGCTTCGAGTTGAATGACGCCTGGCATGACCGGCATTCCGGGCATGTGGCCACGAATCCAAAATTCGTCATGGGTTACGTCTTTGTAACCGGCGCATCGCAGGGTCTCGACATCTTCATACAAGATGCCAGTCAGGTGCTCCATCTCATGGCGCTGAGGGTTCAGTGCGCGAATGGCTTCCAGATCAGCGACCGGCTGATCATGCTCCAACAATGAGAGGTCAACAATAAAGTCGGTTTTGGCCACGGCAATCGGTTCCGCGATAGAGTCAATCAGAGCGGGCGAATGCTTAGGTCTTGATCTTTTTTCGCTTTGCTTTGCGTGCTTTGGCGCTCGCCGGACGACGTCCGTGGTTCGCTTTCTTCAATTTGTGCTGTGGCTTGGCCATCAATCAATTGGTGGTTAGGGGATCAAAATAGTTTTTCAGGGACCGCAGAAAATAGCAGAATTTAGTTCACCGCGGTAGGCTTACGGCACGGCTCTGTGTGAAAACGATCTCACCGAGCCCCTTGCCGCAAAGCAACTTATGACAGCAAAAACGGTTCGCATCGAGGTTTTAGATGGAAGTCTGTTCAGACCTTCCTCTAGCGAAGCTGTCCGTATCTTACTTCGTCCTGCGGCTGTGACACACTGTAGTCGGATCTGCTAGCAGAGATAGGAGAATTGGCTGGGCCTTCGATACCGATCTGACCAGGAACTTGGCTCAATCGACCGGAAATCTGGGTATCCGAAGACTCCTCCACAGTGGCAATTTTTCCCATGGCGTTTTCTTCGCGGCGGCGTTGATACCAGCTCTTTTGGCCGGAGGCATCTCCCAACGCGCCGATCGCCATCGATGCGGTGGCATCCGCCGCCGGACCTGATTGGGACATTCCTGGGGCAGACTGCGACACTGCCGCCATCAGGTTTGAGGCATTTTGCCCCATGCCGGCTCCGTTTGAATTGGTGATGTTCGGGCTGGTCGAATGGTTCTGTGGTCCTGACAAGCGAAGATTGGAACTGGCCATGGCTCGGTTGATCGGCTGCAAACCTGCCGACTGCGCGAGCGGCGCGATCTGGCCTGCTGGTGCCTGTGCGGATGCCAATGCGATCCCTGACTGGTTGCGTGTTGACGCGTAGGCGTCCACTGGACCGCTGCCATCTGCAACCCAGCTCAGCCAATTCTGCTGTAGGTCTGACAGTGATTCGTACCCATAGTGAACTTGAACAGTGTTCGTCCACGATTTGGATTGCATCCAGTCTTCCAAGAAGTTGATGAACTGCCTCGGTCCCTGCTGTTCGACCAAGAATCGACAGACCGAATAACCTTGGGCGTACATCGGCAACATGTCTTGTGGATATTCCGTCAGCAAAAACAGGCGGTTCATTGCGATCCCGCGTTTCGTTCGCAAGAACTCGCGAAGTTTTCGCTCGTGTTTGTCTCGTTCGGCGGCGTGTTCGACAGTTGTGCAGATGCCTTCATCGGCCCAACGGGGCAGCGGACGTCCGAAGTGCGTCGCCATGACCGTGTGGGTGACTTCGTGTGGCAAAACGCTGTCGAGAATTCGCTCGGTGGTTCCGATGACTTCCATCCGGAAGTTGCTAACCGGTTGCGGGTTGTAGGTTGTCGCGCCCTGAGCGGCTAAACGCGGGCCGGAAACAACTTTGATGGGGCAGGGCTGTGGCCAGGGGGGCAGTTCCTTGCCAAGCCAATAGATCGCCAGTTCACGACGATAACGTTCGGCATGGTCGGAAACGGCATCGGCAAGTGCTTGCGAATCGGCGCTAACGTAGAAGTTCGCACTCCGTTTAGAAGCAGCCTGACTGGCAACGGGAAACAAGAACGCGAATGTTAGCGCAAACGCCAACGTTGCTGAGCGACGTGCAATGGCATCCATGCCCGAGGACTCCCTGTTTGGATTTTGTCGTCATCATGCAAGCAAATCCGCATCCGTTACGGGGCTTTGCCAGCGACTTTGGGGAGTCTAGGGATCGGTGCAGTTGGCAGATAGAGAAGTTTTTCGAGTTCGACTCAAGTCAACAAAGTCCCCGACCGAGACGCTCGCTGACGTATGGAAGTGCTCGTTGACCCGACCTAGATGCCTGCAGAATTAAAAAAAGACGCGACGTTCAATTTGAACGCCGCGTCCTTTTCAAAATGCGGTTGATAGCAATTGCAGTCGAGCGATTTGATCGCTACCTGAACCAGCCTGGATCAAATGCCTGGATACCGAAACTCTATCGAATTTCGGTTCATCCCGTTCTCGGTGGGTCCGAGAATTAGGCACCTACCTTTGCTTTGGTGCGCGCTTCACGAAGTCCGCGACTAAGGATATCCCGCAACATTGGCGAGCAATCTTCGTACTTGGTTTGGTCCGGAGCACCATTGCTGTACTGATAGATCGCATCGCGAGGTTTGACTCCCAGAGCGATCAGCGAACTGCTTACCGTTCCGTAGTCTTTGTTACGAATCGTCATGCTAGGGCGGCCAGGTCCGACCGGTGCTCGAGCAAAAACGCGGCTTGCAACGGCAAGGAATTTGACTGGCGAATCGAGTGTCTGCAGCGTTAGCAGCCGACGCGCCATGCAAACTCGTTCGTCATCGGGATCATTCAGGTTATGAGATCCGATGATGTTCAAGCCGGGTTGTAGGTCAACCACTTCCTGACGCTGGTCAGAGTAGATTGCGTACCCACTCTTGGCATCGGCGATGACTAAGTTACAACCTTCGTATTGCGTTTCACCCAATTCATTGAGCGCCTTTTCCAAGGCACGCGATGCGCTGGTGCAACGCAGTAGATCCATCGCAAGGGATCCGCGAGAACGTTGCCCAAATAAAGGCATCGTCGTCGCTCGATTACAAACCCCGACAAATAAACCGTTTTGATTGACACCTAGCCAAGTACCACCGGCTTTTTGATCGATCCCGCACAGGACTCGGGGCTTTCCAGATTGGATCGAAGGTGCCAAACTTGGTCTGTCAAAATATTCCTCTCGATTGGCGGCAACAAGAATCGGACTTTCTGGGACCAATTGATACTGAACGGCCAATAAGCACATCGGGAACTTCTTTTCAAAGATCAGTTGGTAGCGTAAAACCGCAAACGACTAAGCGGGTTTTTTGCCGCACTTGTTCGCTCACGACGACCGCCAATCTATCTACGTCGCGGAGCAACCTGCACCCCCTGACGGGGTATTCGATAGGAAAAACCCGCGTAAATTCGGGTCCAAGGAGACCCTTGATCCCCACTGGGCAAGCTTTTACGCCAAATGCTGTTCAAAAGCACAGCTTTTGGCTGGTTTGATATCGGCCCAAACGGACCAATCGCTTTTCCGCTGATCTGGACGATTCAGTTGCTAGCTCGCAGGGCTTTCGCCTAAACAGACCTGCTGTTTTGGACATAGGTTCGTTTCCAAAGTGGGTCTTCTCGACACGAGACCGCCGAATCAGGAACTCAGGATTCCGATTCATGGAGCATCGAGAACTGAAACAGTCCTGAACCGTGCCCGTCGCTAAAACCGATGTTGTACGCATAGCTTCCCACAGGACGCATCGAAACGATCGACAGTGGCTTTGCCTCGGCCGCACTGAGGACGGGCAACATCGCGGGGGCATTCGCCTTGCCACGTTTTTTTTCGCGGCACGTTGCACAAGGACAAACCGCGCGAAGCTTCGCGGCGGTCCATCGCGTGGTCTTTCCGTCCGACCAGCGGATCACAATTGCCGACT
This is a stretch of genomic DNA from Stieleria sp. JC731. It encodes these proteins:
- the ruvX gene encoding Holliday junction resolvase RuvX, which gives rise to MTASPESSSDEFPSSGRLAAIDYGTVRIGVAVCDPNRTLASPVEVYQVRSPELDAKYFRQLVKDERLVGFVVGLPIHCDGAESQKSQESRKFARWLNEETGLPIRLFDERFSTAAAKERLRSAANSRKKNKKRLDAVAALVLLESFLEACHYHGKLMGQTIEVSDGGADSLED
- a CDS encoding 3-hydroxyacyl-ACP dehydratase FabZ family protein, with protein sequence MAKTDFIVDLSLLEHDQPVADLEAIRALNPQRHEMEHLTGILYEDVETLRCAGYKDVTHDEFWIRGHMPGMPVMPGVIQLEAVAQLSSFFAQKHDLLGAEMVGFGGVDDARFRDVVVPGDRLVLMIRLTKARRNRMIVAEFQGVVGEKLVVDGTIRGIPLPVAAVKSHLAARAAQNAV
- a CDS encoding 50S ribosomal protein bL37, with protein sequence MAKPQHKLKKANHGRRPASAKARKAKRKKIKT
- a CDS encoding NRDE family protein, with the protein product MCLLAVQYQLVPESPILVAANREEYFDRPSLAPSIQSGKPRVLCGIDQKAGGTWLGVNQNGLFVGVCNRATTMPLFGQRSRGSLAMDLLRCTSASRALEKALNELGETQYEGCNLVIADAKSGYAIYSDQRQEVVDLQPGLNIIGSHNLNDPDDERVCMARRLLTLQTLDSPVKFLAVASRVFARAPVGPGRPSMTIRNKDYGTVSSSLIALGVKPRDAIYQYSNGAPDQTKYEDCSPMLRDILSRGLREARTKAKVGA
- a CDS encoding DUF971 domain-containing protein, with the protein product MDAIPESITRDGESAIVIRWSDGKTTRWTAAKLRAVCPCATCREKKRGKANAPAMLPVLSAAEAKPLSIVSMRPVGSYAYNIGFSDGHGSGLFQFSMLHESES